The Lutibacter sp. A64 genome segment TTGATTGGTTTCGCATTCATTTTATAGAAAATAATGGAATGGCTTGGGGCGCAGAATTTGGTGGTAAATCAGGTAAATTATTTTTAACAATATTTAGACTTTTTGCTATTGCAGGTATTGGGTATTGGCTACATTCTTCAGTTAAAAAAAATGCACCTAAAGTTTTAATTATAGCAATTTCACTAATTTTTGCTGGAGCAATGGGAAATATTATAGATTCTGTTTTTTATGGAATTATTTTTGATACTCCTGCTAATGATGTAGCTACTTTATTTGCCGAAAAACCTTACGGAAAATTATTTTATGGAAAAGTAGTAGATATGCTTTATTTCCCTATTTGGAGTGGTAATCTGCCTGAGTGGCTTCCTATTTGGGGAGGAAAACCTTTTACTTTTTTCAATGCTATTTTTAATGTAGCAGATACTGCAATTTCTACAGCTGTTGCCATCTTAATTATTTTTAATAAAAAAGCATTTCCAAAAGAAGAAATTAATGCGTAATTCCTGCTAGTTTTTCAATTAATAACGTTTTAATTTCTGCATCATAATCACTTAAAGGCAACCTATTTTTATTGAGTAAGTTTATAGTTTCAAAATTATCATTTTCTAAATTATAAAGAGCTTCAGAGCCATCGCTAAACAACATATATTTATGTGTATTATTTCTAATAGTTACATTAAATTCATCTTCAGCATACGCATATTCTCTTGTTTGAGTAGTTGAATTGGATAACAATTTATAAAAACTATTACTATCATTAATTTTATCAACATTTACACCGGCAACATTAGCTATGGTTGCAAATAAATCGGTTGTATTTATCAATGCATTTTCAGTCTCATTAATTCTCATTACATTTCTACCTGAAACTATCATAGGAACATTAATTCCACCTTGATATAAAGAGCCTTTAACCCTTTTACTATTGTAAGCTTCTGTTACTTGATTTGGAGTGCCATTATCTCCTATAAAAATAATTACTGTATTTTCTTTTTCTTCTGAAGTCATACTGTTTAATAACCTTCCAATTTCTTTATCCATTGCTTCTATCATTGCAAAATAATACGGAATTGGATTTGTTTCAATACTTGCTGCATCTGTGGGTAAATCTCCTAGTGAATGTAAGCCTGTTGGAGGTAAATGAAAAGGCTCATGTGGAGTGGTATAAGCTAACCATAAAAACCAAGGTTTGGTTTGATCTTGAATCCAATTTATAGCCAAATCGGTATATTTTGTTGTGTTATATTCTGTTGAAATGGAGGTTTCTCCATTTATAGTTAAACTCCATTTATTATAATCTCTTAAACTTCCAGCTAACGAACCAGCATAATAATCAATTCCCATTTGACTTGGGTGATTACTATCTTTTGACAAATGCCATTTTCCAATTACAGCATTACTATATTCATCATCTAAATTCTGATTTATATATTTTTGAATTGATGTTTCAGAAGTAGAAAGTTCATCATCTACTTCTAAAACATTAGTTCTAAATCCGTATTTACCTGTTAAAAGCGTTGCTCTTGTTGGTGTACACGTTGGGTTAGACCATACATTGGTAAACTTTACACCACTGCTTATCATACTTTCTATTGTTGGCATTATAGGTGTTTGATGCCCAATATTGTAACCAGATGTTACATCAAGTCCCATATCATCAGCAATTATTAAAAGAATATTGGGTTTACTATTTTCTTCTGCTGAATCTGGATTTGAATCTATAACCTCTTCAATTTCATTACTACTTGAACAAGATGTAAATAAAATAAGCTGTATTACTATAAAGTATCTAAGCAATTCTTTCATAAAATCTAATCAATTGTTCTTACACAACGCACATAATTATATACGTAGCGAACATCTCCTTGTGGTCCAAAAAACTGTGGATAATCATCTTTATTTCCACTTTTAGGATCACTTCTTTGACAACCAGCTCCGTGTACATCCATTAAAACCCCATTCATTTCTCCTTGTCCTTCACCAAAAGCAACATAAACTCCACTAGAATATGGGGTTGCACCATCTAAATGACTTGTACCTGTCCAATAAAATGGATAATTACCTGGATTACCATCTGGATCTACTATTTCAGTACATTCAAAAAGCGGGTCGATGGCTGGTGAATTTGTTGTTTTGGGAGATCTTGTATAATCTACAATACTCTGTAATTCTTTTGCATTTGGCAAACGCCAGTCCGATTTATCTGCAAGAGTTAAGTTTTCGGAATAAGCTAAAGATTCTTCCCAATCTCTTGAAATTCCGTCGTCACTCTTTTGCCACATTAAACCAGTTGATAAATCACTTATGGTTCCATCTCCATTATCAATAAAGTTATTTTTCCCGTAATCAACATTTCCTCTCACCATTCTAAAATACATAGTATTGGCATTTCCTGTACCTGGTTTGTATTTTGGATAACCTTTTATTCTTCCATCAATAAAATTTACTCCAAAAACAGTTTCAACACCATACATTGTAGTAGAAACATATTCAGTTGAAGACCAAGTTTGCGCATCAATTTCACGTTCTCCAATTGAAGTATCTCCTAGTTCTTGATTAAAATAATTTGTATCTATAAAAAGATCTATAGCTACTTCACCTTTTACTTTTCCTGAAAATAGTATTAACGAATATAATTCTTTTAAAGTTGGCACTCTCCAATCTGAATAACCGCCTAAAATTGAGTTACTTGCTTTTGAAAATGCTTCATCAAATGTTATTTTAGAACCCATATCTTGTTCCCACATTAATCCTGTTACATTATCTGTAATAGTTCCATCATTATTATCGGTGTACGAAGGTTTGTTTCCACTATAATTTGCATCTTGCCCAAAAAAAGCATCACCCGTTGAAGGTTCTGAAATTAATGCATTATTGCTATAATAATCTGTTACACCTGTATCAACAATAGAATAAGGTTTTTCTGGAACTGGTAATTCAATAACTTCTCCTTCATTAGATTCATTATCTATATTAGTGTCATCGTCGTTACTTCCACAAGAAATTAGAAATACAGATAATAACCCTAATAGAGTTAATTTATTTAGTTTCATATAGTTTTATTTTTAATAGTTTTTAATTTATTGTTCTTACACATCTTACATAATTATAAACATACCTAACATCTCCTTGCTGACCAAAAAACGGCGGGTAATCGTTTCTATTTCCACTTTTAGGGTCGCTTCGTTGGCAACCGGCACCGTTAACATCCATTAGTTTATTTCGCATTTTACCTTGCACTTCTCCAAAGGCTATATAGACCGCACTTCCATATGGATTTACACCATCTTTATGGGTAGTTGAGGTCCAAAAAAATAGATAATTTATATTTCCATCAGGATCTTTTATTTGTGAAGTTTCAAAAATAGGGTTTATTGCAGGTGAGTTTGTTGTTTGTAGTGAACGCATATAATCTACAATACTTTACAATTCTTTTGCATTAGGTAATCTCCAATCAGATTTACTACCTAGCGTTAAATTTTCTGCATAAGTTAATGATGTTGACCAATCTCTTAAAGTACTATCATCGGTTTTTTGCCACATTAAACCAGTTGACAAATCGCTAATAGTTCCATCACCATTATTTGTGCACGAAGGTTGATTTCCCATATAATGAGCATCTTGCCCGTAAAACTCATCATTTGGCTTAGGTTCTTTAATAATAGCACTAACGCTATAAAATTCACTAAGTCCTGTATCTACAATTGGGTATGTTTGTTTCTGCTCTTGTGACTGTAAAGAACATTGAAAAACAATTAATGCAATCAGTAAAATTCTATTTAACATCTTTTTTATTTTGTTTTGCCTGAGAGTAAGACTAAAAAAACTTAAAAAGGTTTAATAATAGTTTTGAAATTAAAATACTTATCGCAACCTTGCGATAAACTTATGAAAAGAACAAAAGAAGATATAGTTTACGAAGTTAAAACCGAAGAATTAGCACGATTTGCTAAAGCTTTAGGTCATCCAACACGTATTAAAATTTTAAATCATTTAGAAAGTCAAAGTTGTTGTTTTACCGGAGATTTAGTAGAAGTAATTCCGTTAGCACAATCAACTATTTCACAACATTTAAAAGAATTGAAAGATGTTGGACTGATTCAAGGAGAACTAAACCCACCAAAAATTAAATATTGTATACATCAAGAAAATTGGAAAAAAGCTAAAGAATTGTTTCGTCAATTTTTTAGTAAATAAAACGTAAC includes the following:
- a CDS encoding Lcl C-terminal domain-containing protein, whose amino-acid sequence is MKLNKLTLLGLLSVFLISCGSNDDDTNIDNESNEGEVIELPVPEKPYSIVDTGVTDYYSNNALISEPSTGDAFFGQDANYSGNKPSYTDNNDGTITDNVTGLMWEQDMGSKITFDEAFSKASNSILGGYSDWRVPTLKELYSLILFSGKVKGEVAIDLFIDTNYFNQELGDTSIGEREIDAQTWSSTEYVSTTMYGVETVFGVNFIDGRIKGYPKYKPGTGNANTMYFRMVRGNVDYGKNNFIDNGDGTISDLSTGLMWQKSDDGISRDWEESLAYSENLTLADKSDWRLPNAKELQSIVDYTRSPKTTNSPAIDPLFECTEIVDPDGNPGNYPFYWTGTSHLDGATPYSSGVYVAFGEGQGEMNGVLMDVHGAGCQRSDPKSGNKDDYPQFFGPQGDVRYVYNYVRCVRTID
- a CDS encoding Lcl C-terminal domain-containing protein, yielding MLNRILLIALIVFQCSLQSQEQKQTYPIVDTGLSEFYSVSAIIKEPKPNDEFYGQDAHYMGNQPSCTNNGDGTISDLSTGLMWQKTDDSTLRDWSTSLTYAENLTLGSKSDWRLPNAKEL
- a CDS encoding sulfatase-like hydrolase/transferase codes for the protein MKELLRYFIVIQLILFTSCSSSNEIEEVIDSNPDSAEENSKPNILLIIADDMGLDVTSGYNIGHQTPIMPTIESMISSGVKFTNVWSNPTCTPTRATLLTGKYGFRTNVLEVDDELSTSETSIQKYINQNLDDEYSNAVIGKWHLSKDSNHPSQMGIDYYAGSLAGSLRDYNKWSLTINGETSISTEYNTTKYTDLAINWIQDQTKPWFLWLAYTTPHEPFHLPPTGLHSLGDLPTDAASIETNPIPYYFAMIEAMDKEIGRLLNSMTSEEKENTVIIFIGDNGTPNQVTEAYNSKRVKGSLYQGGINVPMIVSGRNVMRINETENALINTTDLFATIANVAGVNVDKINDSNSFYKLLSNSTTQTREYAYAEDEFNVTIRNNTHKYMLFSDGSEALYNLENDNFETINLLNKNRLPLSDYDAEIKTLLIEKLAGITH
- a CDS encoding lipoprotein signal peptidase, with product MTLKKAIALIVIVLLIDQISKIYIKTNFIYGEDVVVFDWFRIHFIENNGMAWGAEFGGKSGKLFLTIFRLFAIAGIGYWLHSSVKKNAPKVLIIAISLIFAGAMGNIIDSVFYGIIFDTPANDVATLFAEKPYGKLFYGKVVDMLYFPIWSGNLPEWLPIWGGKPFTFFNAIFNVADTAISTAVAILIIFNKKAFPKEEINA
- a CDS encoding ArsR/SmtB family transcription factor produces the protein MKRTKEDIVYEVKTEELARFAKALGHPTRIKILNHLESQSCCFTGDLVEVIPLAQSTISQHLKELKDVGLIQGELNPPKIKYCIHQENWKKAKELFRQFFSK